In one window of Candidatus Sulfuricurvum sp. RIFRC-1 DNA:
- the rimM gene encoding ribosome maturation factor RimM (Essential for efficient processing of 16S rRNA): MKLNLSTDFPEQFSANASFILENGKEITLSSYNPDRELVHLKGIDSPEAAKALTNTKLFTTFEATRERCNLREGEFFWFDLLGSTVMEGEIVLGSVQEIERIGPLDYLLVTTDASFVSKGLPATFLIPYIDHFVLNADATAKIITVEGGLDLLEAS; encoded by the coding sequence ATGAAACTCAATCTTTCCACTGATTTCCCTGAACAATTTAGTGCTAATGCCTCCTTTATTTTGGAAAACGGCAAAGAAATAACTCTCTCTTCTTATAACCCTGATCGTGAACTGGTTCATCTCAAGGGGATCGATTCTCCTGAAGCGGCTAAAGCACTGACCAATACGAAACTTTTTACCACTTTTGAAGCGACGCGTGAGCGATGCAACTTGAGAGAGGGTGAGTTTTTCTGGTTTGACCTGCTCGGTTCCACTGTTATGGAAGGGGAAATAGTTTTGGGAAGCGTTCAAGAGATTGAACGGATCGGTCCTTTGGATTATCTGCTGGTAACAACCGATGCATCGTTTGTTTCCAAAGGACTTCCGGCTACCTTTTTAATCCCATACATCGATCATTTTGTTTTAAATGCTGATGCAACGGCTAAAATAATCACCGTAGAGGGCGGATTGGATCTGTTAGAGGCATCCTAA
- the smpB gene encoding SsrA-binding protein SmpB produces MGENIATNKKAFFDYYIEEKFEAGLVLKGSEVKALRAARVNLKDGFIKIVRGEAFVFGVHIGVLDTTHHFYTHEERGSRKLLLHKKQIDKMFKAVEKEGFTLVPLSIYFNDKNLAKMQVAIVKGKKLYDKRDDLKEKSLKRDMERALKGE; encoded by the coding sequence ATGGGTGAAAACATTGCCACCAATAAAAAAGCCTTTTTTGACTACTACATCGAAGAGAAATTCGAAGCGGGTTTAGTCCTCAAAGGCTCAGAAGTCAAAGCCCTCCGTGCCGCACGAGTCAATCTCAAAGACGGATTTATCAAAATCGTTCGCGGAGAAGCGTTCGTATTTGGTGTGCATATCGGGGTACTCGATACCACCCACCATTTTTACACTCACGAAGAACGTGGAAGCCGCAAATTACTGCTGCACAAGAAACAAATCGATAAGATGTTTAAAGCCGTCGAGAAAGAAGGGTTTACCCTTGTACCGCTGAGTATCTATTTCAACGATAAAAACCTTGCTAAAATGCAAGTTGCCATTGTAAAAGGGAAAAAACTCTATGATAAGCGTGACGATCTCAAAGAAAAAAGTCTCAAACGCGATATGGAAAGAGCCCTCAAAGGAGAATAA
- the rpsP gene encoding 30S ribosomal protein S16, which yields MATVIRLTRMGRKKQPFYRIAVTDSRKRRDGGWIELIGYYNPMTDPITTKVDEERLNYWLSVGAQMSDRVKKITGK from the coding sequence ATGGCAACAGTCATCCGTTTAACCCGTATGGGTCGCAAAAAACAACCTTTCTACCGTATCGCGGTAACCGATAGTCGCAAACGTCGCGACGGCGGTTGGATCGAATTGATCGGGTATTACAACCCAATGACAGACCCTATCACTACCAAAGTAGATGAAGAGCGTTTGAACTACTGGTTGAGCGTTGGTGCTCAAATGTCAGACCGCGTTAAAAAAATTACCGGTAAATAA
- the rplS gene encoding 50S ribosomal protein L19 — translation MKNKYIASFEQAQIANKNVPEFRAGDTLRLAVTITEGEKSRVQNYEGICISIRGEGTGRTITVRKIGANGVGIERVFPIYSDSLEKIEVLRRGRVRRAKLFYLRDLAGKAARIKEIRRK, via the coding sequence ATGAAAAATAAGTACATTGCAAGTTTCGAGCAAGCACAAATCGCTAACAAAAACGTTCCTGAGTTCCGCGCGGGTGATACACTTCGTCTTGCTGTAACCATTACAGAGGGCGAAAAATCACGTGTTCAAAATTATGAAGGTATCTGTATCTCTATCCGTGGAGAAGGTACTGGTCGTACTATCACAGTACGTAAAATCGGCGCTAACGGTGTTGGTATCGAGCGTGTATTCCCAATCTACAGCGATAGCCTAGAGAAAATCGAAGTTCTTCGCCGTGGACGTGTACGTCGTGCGAAATTGTTCTATCTTCGTGACCTTGCTGGTAAAGCGGCACGTATTAAAGAAATTCGTCGCAAATAA
- a CDS encoding CorA family divalent cation transporter, protein MIQLHELHLKDLQNPIHPSLYEVYGEYQILILRLPELWEGKANILALRSNEFWKTKGRFFSYPFVIVQDEIFYYDRKQGELTRFENGFKDLYLFLDEKIDAYMEDIEIAHDKIAFIEESLYKKQSFNPMERWHILKKELSRTERVIIKAVDIFERFVTKHNFSETDLLNEFNDLHEHLERSLRSTIAANTQLDDIYRYHNIQTNDRLNRSIYLLTIISVIFLPLNLVVGFFGMNTGGLPFQHTYGTLDAFISMIVFAALLTAAVLWKIKKY, encoded by the coding sequence ATGATACAGCTCCATGAACTTCATCTCAAAGACCTCCAAAATCCTATCCACCCATCTCTCTACGAAGTATACGGAGAATATCAAATCCTTATCCTTAGACTCCCTGAACTCTGGGAAGGGAAAGCCAATATTTTAGCCTTACGTTCAAATGAGTTTTGGAAGACCAAAGGGAGATTTTTTTCCTACCCCTTTGTTATTGTCCAAGACGAGATCTTCTATTATGATAGAAAACAGGGAGAACTGACTCGTTTTGAGAATGGCTTCAAAGATCTCTATCTTTTTCTGGATGAAAAAATCGATGCCTATATGGAAGATATCGAAATTGCGCACGATAAAATTGCTTTCATCGAAGAGAGTCTCTACAAAAAACAATCCTTTAATCCTATGGAACGATGGCATATCCTCAAAAAGGAACTCTCTCGCACCGAACGTGTCATCATCAAGGCGGTGGATATTTTCGAGCGCTTCGTCACTAAACACAACTTTTCAGAAACCGATCTACTGAATGAATTCAATGATTTACACGAACATCTGGAACGCTCACTCCGTTCGACCATCGCTGCCAATACACAGCTCGATGATATCTACCGCTATCATAATATCCAGACCAATGATCGCCTCAACCGCAGTATTTATCTTCTCACGATTATCTCTGTCATCTTTTTACCCCTTAATCTCGTTGTAGGATTTTTCGGGATGAATACCGGGGGATTGCCATTTCAACACACGTACGGAACCCTAGATGCTTTTATATCCATGATTGTTTTTGCGGCTTTATTAACAGCTGCGGTACTTTGGAAAATTAAAAAGTATTAG
- the trmD gene encoding tRNA (guanosine(37)-N1)-methyltransferase TrmD: MRFTYVTIFANLIEGYFQDSILKRGIESGKFSVDYLNPRDFSTSKHHKVDDTAAGGGAGMLMTPQPLFDTLQTLPDESHIIFVAPVGKQFTQNDAKRLSSKSHVVFVSGRYEGIDERVVERFADEVFSIGDYVLTGGELPSLVMTDAIVRNIEGVLGNSESLEYESFESPLLEAPSFGKPPVYENMSVPSEYLKGNHSKIRALKSSLSECKTKYFRPEQLQKHKIRTSYEK; the protein is encoded by the coding sequence ATGCGTTTTACCTATGTAACGATTTTTGCTAATCTGATCGAGGGATATTTTCAAGACTCGATCCTAAAACGGGGTATTGAGTCGGGTAAATTTTCGGTTGATTATCTTAATCCCAGAGATTTCAGTACCTCAAAGCATCATAAAGTGGATGATACTGCCGCAGGCGGTGGGGCAGGGATGTTAATGACTCCTCAGCCGCTGTTTGATACTCTTCAAACACTGCCGGATGAATCTCACATTATTTTTGTCGCACCCGTCGGGAAACAATTTACCCAAAACGATGCCAAGCGTCTCTCATCGAAATCTCATGTGGTTTTTGTGAGCGGTCGGTATGAGGGGATTGATGAGAGGGTAGTTGAACGCTTCGCTGATGAAGTGTTCAGCATCGGCGATTACGTTCTCACAGGAGGGGAACTCCCCTCTCTTGTGATGACCGATGCCATCGTTCGAAACATCGAAGGTGTTTTGGGAAATAGTGAATCATTGGAATATGAGAGTTTCGAATCACCACTGTTGGAAGCCCCTTCGTTTGGAAAACCCCCTGTTTATGAGAATATGAGTGTTCCATCAGAATACTTAAAGGGAAATCACAGTAAAATTCGTGCACTAAAATCGTCTCTGTCTGAATGCAAAACAAAATACTTCAGACCGGAGCAGCTTCAAAAGCATAAAATAAGGACATCTTATGAAAAATAA
- a CDS encoding KH domain-containing protein: MVADFVAGFAKLIASYPEEIRVESNEGDEVTEIILYANQADVGKLIGKEGKMIGAIKTVISGCKAKDGKSYRINVEPLS, from the coding sequence ATGGTTGCGGACTTCGTCGCAGGTTTTGCTAAGTTAATAGCGTCTTATCCCGAAGAGATTCGGGTAGAATCGAATGAAGGCGACGAAGTGACCGAAATCATTTTGTATGCCAATCAGGCGGATGTAGGCAAGCTAATCGGAAAAGAGGGCAAAATGATCGGTGCGATCAAAACCGTCATTTCCGGTTGCAAAGCCAAAGACGGAAAAAGTTACCGAATCAATGTCGAACCGCTTTCGTAA